The region GGATAAGGTCAGCTGCGATTTTGCCACGGAACGGATCGGACTTTGGGACTACATCCGGCGCGGGAAGATCAGTTATTGGCTAAGCGCCCCCGTGATCTACGGGATGATCGTCCCGGCAGTGATCCTCGATTGTTGCGTGACGATCTATCAGGCGGTCTGTTTTCCTATCTATGGCATCCCCAAGGTGCGGCGCAGTGATTACATCGTGATCGACCGTCACCGGCTGCCCTATCTCAACGCCCTGCAAAAACTCAACTGCGCCTACTGCGGCTATTTCAACGGCCTCATCGACTATGTGCGGGAGATCGCTTCCCGGACCGAGGAGTTCTGGTGCCCCATCCGCCATTCACGACGTGTGCGGGGTGTGCCGACACGTTATTGGCACTTTATGCGCTATGGCGACGGCAAGGATCTGATGAAACGCTGGAAAAAGCTGAGAGAAGAGCTCAAAAAAGAGGGTGAAGAGCGCTGATCCCGCTAAGGAAGAGGGATCAAACCTCGTTGGCGGCCAATTTCCGGATATGGAAGATCCGGTCCATCAAAAAGCCGGTCAGGACCACGGTGACGGCGGTGGGGACGATGATGTTGTAATCGTAGGTGATCTCCAGAGCCAGGACCACGGCGGTTAGAGGCAGGCGCATCACCACACCCATAAAGACCGAAGCGCCGATGGCGGCGAAGGCATAGGAGTGCACCGGGATCCCGGCATAGAGCTGCAGGGCTTCTCCGTAACCGTATCCGATGAGGGCGCCGATGCTCATCAGCGGCAAAAAGAGCCCGCCGACGGCGTTGGCGTAGATGGCCAGGGCCGTGCCCAGGATCCGTAGCAGAACGACCAGGAGCAGAAGTTTTAGGGAGATGGGGATGGTGCCGTTGATGAGGGCGGCGACCATCTCGTGCCCCGAAAAAGCGGCGATGGGTGCTTGCCAGAGTAGCGTCCCCACCGTCGCGCCCCCCAGCAGGGCGAAGAAGAGGTCCCGATATCGACCCGCACGTGAAGCGACGAAGCGGTCGAGGAAGAGCAGCAGCCACTTTTTCAGCGCCAGGTAGAGAAAGAGAAAGATCAGGATCACCGGGATGAAGAGCAGGCTGCCGAGGAGGTAACTGTAATCGAAGTGCCGGCCGATGGAGTAGTGGAAGACCAGGGGCTTGAGGAAGAGGTAGGCAACGCCGAAGGCAAGAGAGGCGCCGAGGATGATGGGGCCCATCCGGCGGTTGAGGAATTCATAGGCGATGTTCTCCAGGGCGAAGGTGATGCCGGTGACGGGAGAGACGAAGACGGCGGCGATCCCGCTGCTGGCCCCGAGGCTGATGATGAGGGTTACGAATTTTCCGGGCAGATGAAAGAGCCGGTTGAAACGGTAGGCGATCATAGCGCCGATGGCGGCGGAGGGCCCCTCGTTTCCCACATTGAAACCGCTGGCTAGGGAGAGCACCGAGGCGATGATTTTGAGCACGAGCCCCTTGAGGGTGATGGTGTAGCGGTTCTCCTGCACCGCCTGGGCGATCTCGGCCACCCCGTACTCCCGCACGGAGGGGTCCAGGGCGATGAGCCGTTGGACCAGAAGGATCGCAGCCGTGGGGACGAGGTAGAGATACCACAGAGGCAACTTACGGGTATCGACGAGGGGATCGGGACCGTAGAAGAGATGGGTGACGGCCTCGGTAAGCAGGACGTAAAAGGAGATGGCCAGACCGCTGGAGAGGCCGACGAGGATGCCGAGCCCCAGAATCCGAAAGGGGAGCGGGCGGTCCGGTATCTGCATCAGTGCCCCATCCAGAGGCTCTTGACCCCGCCGATGAGGAACTGGGCGGCGATCGCCCCGACGATGAGCCCCATGATCCGGGTCATGATCTTCATCCCGGTGACTCCCAGCGTCCGGCTGATGACCCCGGCATTACGCAGCACGAGATAGACCGTCAGGGAGGCGAGGAGGATCGCGACGCTGATCAGGGCGTAAGAGACCCAGGGGCTGAAAAGCTCCCTGCCGTGGGTGTCGAGCACGACGATGGTGGCGATGACCCCGGGGCCGAAGAGAATGGGGATTCCCAGGGGGATGATGGAGATATCCTCTTTTTCCTGGGCTTCGGCCCGCTCTTCGGGGGTGTGTCGGGTTTTGGTCGATTGCCCGGCGGCCATATTCATCGCGATCATCATCAGGATGATCCCGCCGATGACCTTGACGGAGTAGACATTGATGCCGAAAAGTTTGAAGATGAACTCTCCGGTGAAAAGGGTCACGAGTGAAGCGATCAACACGGTCAGCGTGGCCCGTGCGGCGACGGGACGGATATTGGCCGGGGTGGGAGGCGTGATCATCGAGACCATAATCCCCGCCGCGGCGATGGGGTTGAGGATGGTGACGAGGGCGATGGTGTCATGGATCAGGGGGCTGATGAGCTGCGTGATCATTGGGAATCTTTTTCTGAATCCTCCTCTTCGTCTTTTTGCGCGATGAAGAGGACCAGGAAGATGATGATGACAAAAAGGACCAGCACGATATTCTTCTGGGCGAAAAGGATCAGTTCGATTGCCTGCTGGCCGAAGAAGTAGCCGATGGAGAGGAACGCGGCGGCCCAGAGCAGAATGCCGATGATGTCGTAGAAGAGGAACTTCATATAAGAGTAGCCCGACATGCTCACGGTGAGCAGAGCGGGGATGTGGGTGCCGTAGATGAAACGCTCGAAGACGATGAGCCAGGAGCCCCATTTCTGGAACCAGGCGACGACCTGTTCCCGGCGGCCGGGGCGTTTCTCCAGCCAATGGAGCGCTTTTTTCTCGAAGAGCCTCCCGAAAAGGAAAACGGCATTGTCCCCGATGAAGGCACCGGCGATGGCGACGAGATAGGCTTTGTCGAAGGTGAACACTTCCCCCTGGGAAATGAGCCATCCGGTGAGCATCAGTCCGATCTCCCCTTCCATAATACTCCAGATGAAGAGGGCGACATATCCGTATTTCATCAAGACGAACACAGGAAGACTGAAGAGTTGAAGAAGCACGGGACAAACCTTTGGAAAGAGTTATCGCAATGATAACGTAACGATGCTCATTTTACTTTCCAGGGGGTCGAAGCGGGAAGATGCCTACGGTCCAGGACCCGGCAGCGGACATTATAGGCGCTCATGAGGTGCCGCAGTTTGAGGGTGAGGTCGGCCAGGGTGAGTTTGTAATGGCGCAGGGCTTTTTCGGAGAGATCCCGTTCGAGAAAGAGGATCACTTCCACTTTCGCCTCTTCCCGAGTGCAGAGCAGCGTGTAAAAGGGGGCGAACTCTTCGAGGCCCAGCCGTTTGGCCCCGATCATCGCGGCGAAGGTGTCGACGAATTTTTTGGCGACATCGTTGAGGAGCCGTCCGTTTTGCTGCTTGGCGAGATTCTGTCGGCTGTGGCCCCGGAAATCCTTGATCTCGATGAGTTGGAGCAGATCGTCGTGGGCCGCGAGGATATCCACGGCTTTCATCCCTTCGAGCCACTGGACCCGGTCGCGGTAGAAAGAGCTGGCGTCGAACTTGCTGACCCGCCAATCCTCGGGAAAGGTAAAGACCAATCGGGTGGGGGGTGTCCCTTCGGCGATGACCGGCATGCTCACTCCAGCTCCAGATAGCGGTCGGCCTGGCTGAGCGCTTCGTCCAGGGTCACCAGAGGGGTGACCTTTTCCAAAGAATCGCTCTCCTGGAGGGTAAGGCGGTGTTTGGCATCGTAGCCAAGGGCGATGTAGTGGCTCGGCAGCTTGGCGAAGCTTTTGCGATGGGAGAGGATCTCGATCTCCCGCAGCAGAAAGAGGCTGTGGGTGCTGAGCAGCACCTGGACCCCCTGCAGAGCCAGCGACATCAATATATCGGCGACCTGCCGCAGGAGTTTGGGGTTGAGGTTGGTTTCGGGTTCATCCCAGAAGAGCAGGCTTCCGGGGCGTAAAGTTCCGTTTTGGATGAGCCGGGCGATGGTGGCGAGTTTGGCGACCCCTTCGCCCGCCAGGGTCATCTCCCGCTTGCCGTATCGTGGGGAGTGGAGGTAGAAACGTTCCTGCTCTCTGTGGACCGTTCCGCCGATCATCCCTTCGATGCGGCGTTGCAACCCGCTCATTTTTTCATCGACCGCTTCTGTGGGAGGATGGTCGATGGCCGCTGCCAGATCGTAATAGGTGGCATCGAAGGCCCGCTCTTTTCGCTCCGCCAAGTCCAAAAAGCCTTGATAGCCCGTGAGGACTTCCGCCGTGGGGAGGAAGAGCGGCACCGTTTCGGGGAGTGAGCGGGGGACGCGATCCAGGCTGAGCCTGTGGCGGCTTTTGGCTGTGAAGCTGAGCGAAAAGCTCTCTTGATCGAAGGATACTGTGATATGGCAGGGGCGTTCACTCTCCCGCCATCCCACGAGATGGCCCAGGATATCGGGGCGAAAGACTGCCATCAATCGATCCGCGATCCTCTCGGAAAGATCGGTGTCCGCAAACCGAGAGCGCGTACCGGCGGTCGCCAGGGTATAGGCAAGCTTGAGAAGGTGGCTCTTGCCCGAGCCGTTCTCCCCGATGACCACATTGAGCCCCGGGACGAAGCCGATACGGTGCCTGCCCCGAAAAATGGTGAAGTTCTCCAAACCGAGTTCGCAGATCATCGCTTCTCCTTCATTATTTTTTAGCCGATCCATTGCCACAGCATCACCCCGGTCAGCGCAAGGGTGACCAGCAGGGCGAAAATGGCGAAGACATTGCTCCATCGACTGGGGAGGTATTCGCCCATGATAGTGCGGTTGTTGGCGATCAGAAGGGCGATGCCGATGAGCACGGGGATGAGCATCCCGTCGAGGACCTGGGAGTAGTAGAGGGCATCGACGACGGAGAGGGCGTGACTCATATCGATGATGTCGCCCACGATCAGGGCGCCGACGAAGACGATGTAGAAGCCCTTGGCGTCACTGACCTTGTTGTCCATCCCCTCTCTCCAGCCGAAAGTATCGGCTACGGCATAGGCGGTGGAGCCCGCCAGGACCGGGATGGCGAGAAAACCCGAAACGATGACGCCCAAAGCGAAGAGGGCGAAGGCGTAGCGCCCTGCGGCCGGCTCGAGGGCGGCGGCCAGGGTGCTGACATCCTGGATCTGCGCATGGGTCCCGTAGAGCATGGCGGCTCCGGCGACGATCATACAGTAGGCCAGGAGATTCGACCAGATCATCCCTACCAGAGTATCGAAGCTCACCTCATCCGCCTGGACGACACTCTTTTTCTCTTCGTGCTCTTCGGAAGCCTGCCAAAAGAGCAGATAGGGGGAGATGGTGGTCCCCAGCATCCCGAGCGCGGCGATGGTCCAGGTGGAGGAGGGTTCGATATGGGGGATAAACGTGTTTTCGAGGACTTCGAGCAGCGGCGGCCTGGCCAGGATGGCCGAGAGGATATAGACCCCCAGCACCGCCGTGAGGCCGATGAGCACCTTTTTGACCGTAGCGTAGCGCCCGAAGGTCACGAGGTAGGCGATCAGTGCCGTGATGGGGATGAGGAAAGTGACGGTGGGGTAGCCGCTGATGATATGGAAGATGACGGCGATGGCGTTGAGATCGGCACCGATGGTGAGGATGTTGGCGATGGCCAGTAAGGTGACCATAAGGACGGTGAGCTTTTTCGAGTAAAAAGCGGTGGTGATCTCCGGCAGGCTCTTGCCCGTCACGATGGCGATGCGGGCGACCATATCCTGGATGGCGATCATCATCGGGGTCGAGAGCAGGAGCAGCCAGAGCTGGCTGAAGCCGGTTGTGGCGCCCACGACGGTATAGGTGACGATCCCCGCCGGGTCGTCTCCCGCGCCGCCGGTGATGATGCCCGGGCCCAGTTCTTCGAGCCTTTGACGGTTCTTCTCAATATCGGCTCGGATACGTGCTTTGAATGGTGAAGGGGTCGCGGGGAACCGCTGGGCCTCGGACATATTCTCTTCTCCTTTATCCGGGGAACGAAACGAAGGTTTCGCTCCTCTGCCCTGATTTTACCCTTTTCACACTCTCCTTCTATCTATCCTGTGCCTCATCGGATGAGATGGAGGAGAAAGTAGAGGCCGATCCCGGCAGCGAGAATCAGAAGGTTCCCGATGAGAAAGAGGGACCAGAACCTCCCGTCGATCGTTCCGTGATATTGGCGGTAGAGGCGCAGGAGAATGAGATTGGCCAGCGCGGCGATCGGGGTGCCGAAGCCTCCGACGTTACTGCCCCAGAGCAGGGCTTGCCAATAGGGGGTGATCGGCTGAAGGAGCAGCGTGGTTGGAACGTTGCTGATCAGCTGGCTCATAGCTGCGGCGAGGAGAAAGATGTGATGGGGCCGATGGACCCAGGGGGCGATCAGCTCGTGCACATTGGCAGAGAGGGCCAGAAAGAGCACGAAAGTCAGGAGCAGGAAATAATCCACACGGAGACTCTCGAGGTCGAAGAGCCAGGCATAAAGCAGCGGCAGGAGAACGACCCCCCAGGGAAGAAGACCGATCACCGCCAGGACCAGCAGAAGGAAAAAGACTAAATAGAGGACGGTGTGGATCGGTTTGAGGGGGCGTTCGGGCTGACGGGAGAGCGTAGAGAGCCGCCGGACACCGGCGAAAGAGACCGCAGCGAGTAACAGGATCGTCATCCCCAGGACGAAGGGGGCGATGGTTTGGAGGAAAGGAAGAAGTCCCGGCTGGTAATGGGCATAAATGAAGAGATTCTGCGGCGTGCCGAAGGGGAAGAGCGCCGCACCGATATGGGCGGCGAAGGAGGCGAGAAGGATCATCAGGTTCCGGCGGGAGAGACGCATAGCGAAAAGAAGGGGCACGAGGGTGACCAGAGCCACATCGATGGTGAGGAACATTCCAAGAAGCAGGGCGATGAGGACCAGGCTGGGCCCCAGGGCCGGAAGCCTCTCGAGTCGGCAACTGGCATGACAGAGCGCCCGGCTGTTCTCGATGCCTTTCAGGGTGACGAAAAATCCCCAGAGCAGGAGGATCGGTGTGAGATCCCGCTCCGAGACTTTGGGCAAATGGCCCACGGCGACTGTCGTGGCGATCAGGCCCAGCGCCGCGATGAAAAAGAGCCATTCTTTGGCGAGGAGAGCGAGCAGGGTCCTTCCGCCTCTTTTCAGGAGATCCGATTTCACTAGGCCCCTTCGTTTTCCAGGGCGAAGATTTCGCCGTCGAGCTCGTTTTTGACCGTTTCGTAGGTGAGGTAGTCGATGGTGCCGTTGCGGTAGAGTTCCAAAAGGTCGTTTTTCTGATCCATCAGCAGGCGGCGTTTGGTGCGCAGGAGCTCCTCTTTGAGCAGCGCCTCTTTGTCGGGGGTGGCCTTCTGGAGTTTCTGCAGCACCGTATCGATCTGTTTCTGGAAGGCGTCTTCGAGGGCTTGGGCGCTTTGGGCGCTGATCATATGGCGCTTGCGCAGGCGGTCGATACGGTCCATAGTGTTGTGCAACAGGGTGATCTCGGTCTTGAGCTTTTCATATTCACGGATCTCCGAAATCGGGGAGACCAATCCCAACCCGCGCAGCACCGGAGCCATACTGAGCCCCTGGATGAAAAGGGCCAGGAGCACCACTCCGAAAACGAGGGTGACGATGAGATTTTTGTAGATGAAGCTGTCGGGCAGGGAGAGGGCCAGGACCATAGAGAGGGCGCCCCGCAATCCACCCCAGCCCAGGATCAGGGCCCAATTGAAGGGGAAGCGCTCTTTCGTGGGATAGAAGATTGCCCAGGTGCCCGTGACGATGACGAAGCGGGCCACCATCATGGCGAAATAGGCCAGCAGAACGAAAGGCCAGAGGTCCCAGAGCATTTTGAGGTCGATGGCCAGGCCCATCAACAGAAAGATCAGGGAGTTCATAGCAAAGGCGATGTATTCCCAGAAGCTTTCGGTGCTGAGACGGATGGAGGGGAAGAGGGTGTTGGCAAAGCCCCGCTGCCCCACCACCAGGCCGGCGGCGACGGTGCTCATGACCCCTGAGACGTTCAGGTGCTCGGCGATAAGGAAGGAGCCGTAGGCCGCCACGGTCGTGAGGGTGATGACAATCATGGCGTCGTCGAGGTTCTGCATGGCCACTGCCGTCAGAAAGCCCACGATCGTTCCGACGATAAGGCCCAGCCCCACTACACGGAAGAACTCCAGTGCAGCATCGCTCGGAGTGGAGAGGTCCCCGTGCACATAACTCCAGGCGATCATAAAGATGACGATGGCGGTACCGTCGTTGAGCAGGCTTTCGCTTTCCACAAGGATGCGCAGGCGCTGGGGGACTCCCAGGCGTTTGAAAAGGGCGACGACGGCCACCGGGTCGGTTGCCGCCACCGCCGCGCCGAAGAGAATCCCCACCGCCCAGTTGAGCCCGTGAAGATGGGGAATATGCTGGCTGATGGGGATCATCACCGCGGCTGTGGCGAGGGTGGAGAAGATGACGCCGGGAACGACCAGGGTGGCGATGGGCCAGAAATCACGGCGGAGATCTTCTGCCTTGAGGTGGATGGCCGCTTCGAAGATCAGGGGTGGCAGGAAGATGTCGTAAAGGAGCTGTTGGGTCAGGTGGGGAGCGTTGAGCAGATGCAATGCTCCCAGACCGATGCCCACGGCCATAAGGGCGATGGTATAGGGAAGATTGATGCGGCGTGCGGCGACGGCGACAATAGACGCGACGACGAAGAGAATGAGGATCGCACTCTCGTAGCTCATAGGACTCCTCTAGGCTCGAATTATCTTCAGACTCAACGGTCCTCTCCGGTAGAGGCTCGGCGAAAATAGAGCACTCCCAGCGCCGGCAGATCCAGGCGTAGGGAGTGTTCCCGCCCGCAGCAGGCTTCGGGGCGGCTCTGCAGCGTCTCGGAGGGCGGGGCTTCCCAGCCCTGCCACTGGGGATCCTGGGTCGAAAAGAGGGGCTCCCATTCCGAGGTTTCGGGGAGGGGGAGCAGATACCCTTCGTGGCGGGCGTCGGCGAAATTGCAGACCACCAGGATCTCTTCTCCCGGCCCTCGGCGCAGGTAGCTCAGCACACTGCGCTCGGCGTCGCGCTCGTTGATCCATTCGAAGCCTTCGCGCTTTTCATCCCAGGCGTAAAGGGCGGGATGCTCCCGATAGAGGCGGTCGAGGGTGGCAAGCATACTCTGAAGCCCGGCGTGGAGGGGATTCTCCAGCAGATACCACTCCAGCTGATCCTCGTAGTCCCACTCCTTCCACTGCCCGATCTCCCCGCCCATAAAGAGGAGCTTTTTGCCCGGATGGGAGATCATATAGCCGAAGAGGGCTCTCAGGTTGGCGAACTTCTGATTGGTGTCGCCGGGCATTTTGTTCAGCAGCGAGCCCTTCATATGCACCACTTCGTCGTGGCTAAGCGGAAGGATGAAATTTTCGTCGTAGGCATACCACATACTGAAAGTGATCCGATTGTGGTGGTATTTGCGAAAGAGGGGGTCAGTCTTGAAATATTTTAGGGTGTCGTGCATCCAGCCCATATTCCATTTGAAGCCGAAGCCGAGTCCGCCCGCGTCCACCGGACGGGTGACCCCCGGGAAGGCGGTGGACTCCTCGGCGATCATAGCAATGCCGGGGAAGTCGGCGTAGCAGCTGGCGTTGAGCATGCGCAGGAACTCGATCGCCTCAAGGTTCTCGTTGCCGCCGTGGATGTTGGGGACCCACTCTCCCTCTTTGCGGGCGTAGTCGAGGTAGAGCATCGAGGCGACGGCATCGACCCGGATGCCGTCGATGTGGTAATAGTCGAGCCAGAAATGGGCCGATGAGATGAGAAAGGAGCGCACCTCCCCCTTGCCGTAGTCGAAGACGGCGCTCTTCCACTCGGGATGGTAGCCCTTGCGGGGGTCTTCGTATTCGTAGAGAGCCGTCCCATCGAAGGCGATGAGCCCGTGGCCGTCGGTGACGAAGTGGGAGGGGACCCAATCCATGATCACCCCGATCCCCGCGGCGTGGAGGCGGTCGACGAGGGCCATACACTCCTGGGGGGTGCCGAAGCGGGCGGTGGGAGCGAAGTAGCCGCTGACCTGATAGCCCCAGGAACCTTTGAATGGGTATTCGGTGATGGGCATCAGCTCCACGTGGGTGTAGTTCATCTCGGTCAAATACTCCGCCAGCGCCTCGGCTGCCTCTTCGTAGCTCAGGTAGCTGCCATCCAAATGGCGGCGCCAGGAGCCCAGGTGGACTTCATAGATGTTCATCGGGGCCTGATGGAGGGAGCTTTTGGCCCGCTGCTCCATCCACGCCTCATCCTCCCAGAGGTAGCCTTCCAGGCACCAGACCTTCGAAGCGGAGTTGGGCGGGCGCTCGGTGGCAAAGGCGAAGGGGTCGGCTTTGTAGAGCTCCGTATCGTAGGGAGTACGGATGTGGTATTTGTAGGTGACCCCCTGGGAGATGCTTTCGATGAAACCTTCCCAGATCCCGCTGCCGTCTTCCCGTTTTTTCAGGGAATGGGTGCGGGGGTCATAGTGGTTGAAATCCCCGACGACGCTCACACGCTTGGCGTGGGGTGCCCAGACGGCGAAATAGACCCCCTCGGTCCCTTCCCGTTCCATAAAGTGGGCGCCGAACTTCTCGTAGAGCTTGGTATGGGTCCCTTCGCGGAAGAGGTAGATATCGGTCTCGGTGAAACGGGTCACGTCATAATGGATCATCGTTTGCACTCCAGGGCCGCCTCGTAGACCTTTTCATACTCTTTGGCGCTTCGCTCCCAGCTGAAGCGCAGGCTCATCGCATAATCCTGCATCCGGGCGATCGCCTCTTTGTTGTGAAGCCAGGTATCCACCGCCCAGCTTACGGTTCCTTCCAGGGCTTCTTTGGTCGGGTCGTGGAATTTGAAGCCGTTGCCGCGGCCCGTGGCGGGGTCGTAATTCTCGATGGTGTCATCCAGCCCGCCCACGGCCCGGACGATGGGGAGGGTGCCGTAGCGCAGGGAGTAGATCTGGTTGAGCCCGCAGGGTTCGAAGAGGCTCGGCATCAAAAAGAGGTCCGCCCCCGCTTCGATGCGGTGGGAGAGGGGATTGGAATAGCCGATGTAGGCGGCCACCTGGCCGTAGCGCCCCGCCAGATCGGAAAAGAAGCCCTCGGCCCACTTCTCCCCGCTGCCCAGAAAGACCCACTGGGCGCTCAAATGGAGCATCCGAGGCATCGCCCCGGCGATCAGTTCGATCCCCTTCTGCTCGGCGAAGCGCCCCACGAAGCCGATGAGGGGCAGGTCGTCACGCTCTTCAAGTCCCATCTCCCGCTGCAACTCCCGCTTGCAAATCGCCTTGCCCTCCATGGCACCCCGATCATAGTTTGCTGGCAGATAGGGGTCGTGGGCGGGGTTCCACTCGTCGTAGTCGACACCGTTGAGTATGCCGGTGAGTTTGTAGGCGTGGGCACGGATATGATCCTGCAGTCCGAAGCCGAACTCCGGCGTCTGGATCTCTTTGGCGTAGGTGGGGCTGACGGTCGTGATCTTGTCGGCGTGATAGACCGCCCCTTTAAGGAGATTAAGCGCTCCCAGGGCTTCCAGCTCGAAGGGGTTGAAGTGCTCTTCTCCTAGCTCCAGATAGGCTAGTGCACTCTTGTCGAAGATCCCCTGGTGTTGGAGGTTGTGGATGGTGAAGATCGAAGCGGTGCGCTCGAAGAAGGGGTCGTGGCGCAGCAGGGTATTGAGCCAGATGGGCTGGGGAGCCGTGTGCCAATCGTTGGCATGGACGATATCAGGGCGGAAATCCAAAGCCCGCGCCAACTCCAGGGCCGCCCGGGAGAAGAAGATGAAGCGCCGGTCATTATCGGGATAGGCGAAGCCGTTCTCGTCGCTATAGAAGCCGTTGCGGCCGAAATACTCTTCGTAGTCGATGAAGTAGACATCCACTCCTTCGTGGCGCGTATGGTAGGCCCCGGCCCAGAGGGTCCCCAGCGGTCCCATCGGCACGCCCAGGTTCCCCAGGGCGAAGTCCAGTTCATTGCGATCGATGGTGTAGTAGCGGGGGATCACCACCATCACTTCGTGGCCGGCCTTGGCCAGATATTTGGGCAGGGCGGCAGCCACATCGGCCAAACCGCCGGTCTTGGCGAAGGGGGTCATCTCCGAAGCGCAAAAGAGAATCTTCATACAAACCTTTCAAGTAGGATCTTGGCCCCCTCCAGGGAGGCGTTCTCGAGCCGGGTAAGCTCGATGCGGCATCCCTCCAGAGCGAAGGAGGGTGCATAGTCGGGCAAACGTTCTTTCAGATATTCTACCAAAGCGGGCCGGTGGGTGATCACCCCGCCGCCCAGAACCAGCAGTTCTTGGTTCAAAAGGGTCAGCTCCGTGGCCGAGGCGTGGAGCAGGGCTTCGCTGTAGAGGGCATGGATCTCGGGATGGTCTAGAGAGGCTTCAATGTGAAGATGTTTCGCCCATTTCTCGATCCCGCTGCCCGAGGCGTAGAGCTCCAGGCAATTGTCCTTGCCGCAGCCGCAGCGAAAAGGGGCTTTGCGGTAGGGGACATGGCCGATCTCCCCGGCCAGGTTGTGCGCTCCGCGGATGAGCTTTCCTTTTTCCAGGGCGGCGCTCCCCAGCCCCGTGCCGGAGTAGAGGGCGACGAGGCTTTCGCTCCCCCAATAGCGCCCCTCCGCCAGGGCGGCGCATTTGAGGTCGTTCTCGATGCGGTAGGGGATCCCCAGAGCGGCGGGATCGAAACCCTCGGCGATATTGGGGGCTGAGAGGATGTGGTTCTCGTGCACCTGTCCGGCGAAGGAGATGGCGACCTTTTCGATCCCGTATTCTTCGATCAATCGCCTCAGATAGCCGGTCGGATCGACTTCTGCACTGGCGACACGTCCCCGGTCTTTACCGGGGATCTCCCAGCGTAGCCAGGTCCCGCCCAGGTCAACGGCTAGGTTCATCGTCGCTCCTGAGCCGCCCGGCCGCCAACTCCGGGGCCACGGGATTGATGGCCGATTGACTCATCAGTTCATAGCCCGCCAGGGTATAGATGCGGGGGGTGATGCGCAGATAGAAACGGTGCAGCCGGGGCAGCTCGTCGAAGAACTCTTCATTCTCGAAATTGCGGTTCACCGGGGGCAATATGAAAAGGAGGTTGTAGGCGAAGGGTCCCAGTTCCCGGTGAAGACGGACGAAGAGCTGCCCGACGGTGGCGGCCAATTCCCGCAGTGCTTCCTCGTTCAACTCCGTGATATT is a window of Nitratifractor salsuginis DSM 16511 DNA encoding:
- a CDS encoding chloride channel protein yields the protein MQIPDRPLPFRILGLGILVGLSSGLAISFYVLLTEAVTHLFYGPDPLVDTRKLPLWYLYLVPTAAILLVQRLIALDPSVREYGVAEIAQAVQENRYTITLKGLVLKIIASVLSLASGFNVGNEGPSAAIGAMIAYRFNRLFHLPGKFVTLIISLGASSGIAAVFVSPVTGITFALENIAYEFLNRRMGPIILGASLAFGVAYLFLKPLVFHYSIGRHFDYSYLLGSLLFIPVILIFLFLYLALKKWLLLFLDRFVASRAGRYRDLFFALLGGATVGTLLWQAPIAAFSGHEMVAALINGTIPISLKLLLLVVLLRILGTALAIYANAVGGLFLPLMSIGALIGYGYGEALQLYAGIPVHSYAFAAIGASVFMGVVMRLPLTAVVLALEITYDYNIIVPTAVTVVLTGFLMDRIFHIRKLAANEV
- a CDS encoding MarC family protein: MITQLISPLIHDTIALVTILNPIAAAGIMVSMITPPTPANIRPVAARATLTVLIASLVTLFTGEFIFKLFGINVYSVKVIGGIILMMIAMNMAAGQSTKTRHTPEERAEAQEKEDISIIPLGIPILFGPGVIATIVVLDTHGRELFSPWVSYALISVAILLASLTVYLVLRNAGVISRTLGVTGMKIMTRIMGLIVGAIAAQFLIGGVKSLWMGH
- a CDS encoding DedA family protein — its product is MFVLMKYGYVALFIWSIMEGEIGLMLTGWLISQGEVFTFDKAYLVAIAGAFIGDNAVFLFGRLFEKKALHWLEKRPGRREQVVAWFQKWGSWLIVFERFIYGTHIPALLTVSMSGYSYMKFLFYDIIGILLWAAAFLSIGYFFGQQAIELILFAQKNIVLVLFVIIIFLVLFIAQKDEEEDSEKDSQ
- a CDS encoding AAA family ATPase, with the protein product MICELGLENFTIFRGRHRIGFVPGLNVVIGENGSGKSHLLKLAYTLATAGTRSRFADTDLSERIADRLMAVFRPDILGHLVGWRESERPCHITVSFDQESFSLSFTAKSRHRLSLDRVPRSLPETVPLFLPTAEVLTGYQGFLDLAERKERAFDATYYDLAAAIDHPPTEAVDEKMSGLQRRIEGMIGGTVHREQERFYLHSPRYGKREMTLAGEGVAKLATIARLIQNGTLRPGSLLFWDEPETNLNPKLLRQVADILMSLALQGVQVLLSTHSLFLLREIEILSHRKSFAKLPSHYIALGYDAKHRLTLQESDSLEKVTPLVTLDEALSQADRYLELE
- a CDS encoding NRAMP family divalent metal transporter is translated as MSEAQRFPATPSPFKARIRADIEKNRQRLEELGPGIITGGAGDDPAGIVTYTVVGATTGFSQLWLLLLSTPMMIAIQDMVARIAIVTGKSLPEITTAFYSKKLTVLMVTLLAIANILTIGADLNAIAVIFHIISGYPTVTFLIPITALIAYLVTFGRYATVKKVLIGLTAVLGVYILSAILARPPLLEVLENTFIPHIEPSSTWTIAALGMLGTTISPYLLFWQASEEHEEKKSVVQADEVSFDTLVGMIWSNLLAYCMIVAGAAMLYGTHAQIQDVSTLAAALEPAAGRYAFALFALGVIVSGFLAIPVLAGSTAYAVADTFGWREGMDNKVSDAKGFYIVFVGALIVGDIIDMSHALSVVDALYYSQVLDGMLIPVLIGIALLIANNRTIMGEYLPSRWSNVFAIFALLVTLALTGVMLWQWIG
- a CDS encoding SLC13 family permease encodes the protein MKSDLLKRGGRTLLALLAKEWLFFIAALGLIATTVAVGHLPKVSERDLTPILLLWGFFVTLKGIENSRALCHASCRLERLPALGPSLVLIALLLGMFLTIDVALVTLVPLLFAMRLSRRNLMILLASFAAHIGAALFPFGTPQNLFIYAHYQPGLLPFLQTIAPFVLGMTILLLAAVSFAGVRRLSTLSRQPERPLKPIHTVLYLVFFLLLVLAVIGLLPWGVVLLPLLYAWLFDLESLRVDYFLLLTFVLFLALSANVHELIAPWVHRPHHIFLLAAAMSQLISNVPTTLLLQPITPYWQALLWGSNVGGFGTPIAALANLILLRLYRQYHGTIDGRFWSLFLIGNLLILAAGIGLYFLLHLIR
- a CDS encoding cation:proton antiporter, giving the protein MSYESAILILFVVASIVAVAARRINLPYTIALMAVGIGLGALHLLNAPHLTQQLLYDIFLPPLIFEAAIHLKAEDLRRDFWPIATLVVPGVIFSTLATAAVMIPISQHIPHLHGLNWAVGILFGAAVAATDPVAVVALFKRLGVPQRLRILVESESLLNDGTAIVIFMIAWSYVHGDLSTPSDAALEFFRVVGLGLIVGTIVGFLTAVAMQNLDDAMIVITLTTVAAYGSFLIAEHLNVSGVMSTVAAGLVVGQRGFANTLFPSIRLSTESFWEYIAFAMNSLIFLLMGLAIDLKMLWDLWPFVLLAYFAMMVARFVIVTGTWAIFYPTKERFPFNWALILGWGGLRGALSMVLALSLPDSFIYKNLIVTLVFGVVLLALFIQGLSMAPVLRGLGLVSPISEIREYEKLKTEITLLHNTMDRIDRLRKRHMISAQSAQALEDAFQKQIDTVLQKLQKATPDKEALLKEELLRTKRRLLMDQKNDLLELYRNGTIDYLTYETVKNELDGEIFALENEGA